In Amycolatopsis coloradensis, one genomic interval encodes:
- a CDS encoding aromatic ring-hydroxylating dioxygenase subunit alpha: MTEFTAATVYDLPPADLVLGDRVAGRMYTDPAIFDQEMTKIFERAWIWVAHESELPKAGSFKSTHVGRHPVIVTKDRKGEIRTLVNRCRHRGASLCEKKTGHANGFTCPYHAWSYGLDGKLRGIPYPDGYEGVMDKADLGLKTLRTESYGGMIFATLNAEAEPLADFLGDVKLWIDRFMAQGGGYPVKVLGTHRFTYRGNWKIQLENTTDGYHFPIVHRSWMASVDAETAEMMSFMTDPTAVTHDLGNGHSVMQMVPEHSDLDADDGSEPLQPRFDGLVARLEAAGADEAEIRRLVRAVHGTGFNLNLFPNVSMSISFFRVLRPISVDETVIEHVALGSDGPAEIVGPVNRERLRAHEHFQGPFGFGTPDDSEGWDRVQRGAQGAPELPIMVNRGLGREKPSAEGWPTSHVTDETGMRAAYAQWKRMMSDD; encoded by the coding sequence ATGACCGAATTCACCGCCGCCACCGTGTACGACCTGCCGCCCGCGGACCTCGTCCTCGGCGACCGGGTCGCCGGCCGGATGTACACCGATCCCGCGATCTTCGACCAGGAGATGACGAAGATCTTCGAGCGGGCCTGGATCTGGGTCGCGCACGAATCGGAGCTGCCCAAGGCGGGCAGCTTCAAATCGACCCACGTCGGACGGCATCCGGTCATCGTCACCAAGGACCGCAAGGGCGAGATCCGCACGCTCGTGAACCGCTGCCGCCACCGGGGCGCGTCGCTCTGCGAGAAGAAGACCGGCCACGCCAACGGATTCACTTGTCCTTATCACGCCTGGTCCTACGGGCTGGACGGCAAACTGCGCGGCATCCCGTACCCCGACGGGTACGAGGGCGTCATGGACAAGGCGGATCTCGGGCTGAAGACCCTGCGCACCGAGTCTTACGGCGGGATGATCTTCGCGACCCTGAACGCCGAGGCCGAGCCGCTGGCCGACTTCCTCGGCGACGTCAAGCTGTGGATCGATCGCTTCATGGCGCAGGGCGGCGGTTATCCGGTGAAGGTGCTCGGCACCCACCGGTTCACCTATCGGGGCAACTGGAAGATCCAGCTGGAGAACACCACCGACGGGTACCACTTCCCCATCGTGCACCGCTCCTGGATGGCCTCGGTCGACGCGGAAACCGCCGAGATGATGTCGTTCATGACCGATCCGACGGCGGTCACCCACGATCTGGGGAACGGCCACTCGGTGATGCAGATGGTCCCCGAGCACTCGGATCTGGACGCGGACGACGGCAGCGAGCCGCTCCAGCCGCGGTTCGACGGCCTGGTCGCCCGGCTCGAAGCGGCGGGGGCGGACGAGGCCGAGATCCGCAGGCTCGTCCGTGCCGTGCACGGCACGGGGTTCAATCTCAACCTGTTCCCGAACGTGTCGATGTCGATCTCGTTCTTCCGGGTGCTGCGGCCGATCAGTGTCGACGAGACCGTGATCGAGCACGTCGCCCTCGGCAGTGACGGCCCGGCCGAGATCGTCGGGCCGGTCAACCGGGAGCGGCTGCGCGCCCACGAACATTTCCAGGGTCCGTTCGGATTCGGCACCCCGGACGACTCCGAGGGCTGGGACCGGGTGCAGCGCGGTGCCCAGGGTGCACCCGAACTGCCGATCATGGTCAACCGCGGTCTGGGTCGCGAGAAGCCCTCCGCCGAGGGCTGGCCGACCAGCCATGTCACCGACGAGACCGGGATGCGGGCGGCGTACGCCCAATGGAAGCGGATGATGAGCGATGACTGA
- a CDS encoding acyl-CoA dehydrogenase family protein → MAQIQESPAVTLDDVLAELLERRQEFRDQRYVSRDFVDRLKAAGVYRSATPERFGGRPLPPAEFLRTVERISVVDGSTGWVASFGSALVYLAALPSETQAELYADGPDLCFAGGLFPVQRAEPTASGFLVDGRWKFASGCMGADVLGVGIPGDDTTAGKPRTALLRPEQVEIIQEWDVVGMKGTGSFDLVVDKVEVPREWTFIRGGEPTIDEPLYRYPTLAYASQVLAVVGAGVARAALDFATEVGSGRSGVTGAPKLADRAYYRTGLAEAEATMRSARAYFYEVTDEAWQTVLDGDPVAPHQNAHLRLASTHLAKTAAETVNRVIGLSGTGAIATNHPLQWLLGDALVPQQHAFLGPAMYDAAGAVLMGHPPTVPGFQ, encoded by the coding sequence ATGGCCCAGATCCAGGAGAGCCCGGCCGTGACACTCGACGATGTCCTGGCCGAACTCCTCGAGCGCCGTCAGGAGTTCCGGGACCAAAGGTACGTCTCCCGCGACTTCGTCGACCGGCTCAAGGCAGCAGGCGTCTACCGTTCCGCGACCCCCGAACGGTTCGGCGGCAGGCCCCTGCCCCCGGCCGAATTCCTGCGGACGGTGGAGCGGATCTCCGTCGTCGACGGATCCACCGGCTGGGTGGCCAGTTTCGGTTCCGCGCTGGTTTACCTCGCGGCGCTGCCCAGCGAGACGCAGGCCGAGCTGTACGCCGACGGTCCGGATCTGTGCTTCGCCGGCGGCCTCTTCCCTGTGCAGCGGGCCGAACCCACCGCGTCCGGCTTCCTGGTCGACGGTCGCTGGAAGTTCGCGAGCGGCTGCATGGGCGCCGACGTCCTGGGCGTCGGGATCCCCGGAGACGACACGACCGCCGGAAAGCCGCGCACCGCCCTGCTGCGGCCCGAGCAGGTCGAGATCATCCAGGAGTGGGACGTCGTCGGAATGAAGGGCACCGGTTCCTTCGACCTGGTCGTCGACAAGGTCGAGGTCCCGCGCGAATGGACGTTCATCCGCGGCGGTGAGCCCACCATCGACGAGCCGCTGTACCGCTACCCCACCCTCGCCTACGCCTCCCAGGTCCTGGCGGTCGTCGGCGCGGGTGTCGCCCGCGCGGCGCTCGACTTCGCGACCGAGGTCGGCAGCGGCCGTTCGGGCGTCACGGGCGCGCCGAAACTCGCCGACCGCGCCTACTACCGGACGGGACTGGCCGAAGCCGAGGCGACGATGCGTTCGGCGCGGGCGTACTTCTACGAGGTCACCGACGAGGCGTGGCAGACCGTGCTGGACGGCGATCCCGTGGCGCCGCACCAGAACGCCCATCTCCGGCTGGCCTCGACCCATCTCGCGAAGACCGCCGCCGAGACTGTCAACCGGGTCATCGGCCTGTCCGGGACGGGTGCCATCGCCACGAACCATCCGCTGCAGTGGCTGCTCGGCGACGCCCTGGTCCCGCAGCAGCACGCCTTCCTGGGCCCGGCCATGTACGACGCCGCGGGTGCCGTGCTGATGGGCCATCCCCCCACCGTTCCTGGCTTCCAGTGA
- a CDS encoding PAS domain-containing sensor histidine kinase, translated as MQVDPIAPELATGDFVAMMNASKVCVLVHDAATKNILWANPAACEMLEFSLSELRPLKANHMSSSAQQYDRVIGRAWLQAAVEHGSSRIVWHYRSKSGRVIPTDAVAIRVELERGPAVMVQFRDIQRAEEVERELKLTTSYVDALARHTSTVAFMLDAAGAVRFATDSALTFLGLTGDDDRLAGEPLTAYARLHLGGRPVRWTEVVAGADPVGPVQLELPGENATWLEGSLERLSESEVDAYLMILHDVSERVRGEARRELELRHENYLARYNAMGDMAMAIAHELGQPLAAAANFIAGIRARAATMAEGGDVREQMGYGLDSVARQIDRAKEIVGSLRSFVGHLEQVEQMVDLNEIVRECLYFIELSAAPHAVDVRVRLDPAPVLVRCERVLTGQVVMNLCLNAIDETAECEPVQRRITVGTQAKEGVGVLTVDDHGRGVARDPFAESFTSKPGGSGIGLALSHRIITRQHGSIWAERRDGGGSRFGFALPLDT; from the coding sequence GTGCAGGTCGATCCGATTGCGCCCGAGCTGGCCACCGGCGACTTCGTGGCGATGATGAACGCCTCGAAGGTGTGCGTGCTCGTCCACGACGCGGCGACCAAGAACATCCTGTGGGCCAATCCCGCCGCGTGCGAGATGCTCGAGTTCAGCCTTTCGGAGCTGCGCCCGCTCAAGGCCAACCACATGAGCAGCTCCGCCCAGCAATACGACCGGGTCATCGGGCGTGCGTGGCTCCAGGCCGCGGTGGAACACGGTTCGAGCCGCATCGTGTGGCACTACCGGAGCAAGTCCGGCCGCGTGATACCCACCGACGCGGTGGCCATCCGGGTCGAGCTGGAGCGGGGACCCGCGGTGATGGTCCAGTTCCGCGACATCCAGCGCGCGGAGGAGGTCGAACGGGAACTGAAGCTGACGACGTCGTACGTCGACGCGCTGGCGCGGCACACCTCGACCGTGGCGTTCATGCTCGACGCCGCCGGAGCCGTGCGGTTCGCCACGGACAGCGCGCTGACCTTCCTCGGCCTGACCGGCGACGACGACCGGCTGGCCGGGGAGCCGCTGACCGCGTACGCGCGGCTGCATCTGGGCGGCAGGCCGGTGCGCTGGACCGAGGTGGTCGCGGGCGCGGACCCGGTCGGGCCGGTGCAGCTGGAGTTACCGGGGGAGAACGCGACCTGGCTGGAAGGGAGCCTGGAGCGGCTGTCGGAGTCCGAGGTCGACGCGTATCTGATGATCCTGCACGACGTCTCCGAGCGAGTGCGTGGCGAAGCACGGCGGGAGCTGGAACTGCGGCACGAGAACTATCTGGCCCGCTACAACGCCATGGGGGACATGGCGATGGCGATCGCGCACGAACTCGGCCAGCCGCTGGCCGCCGCCGCGAACTTCATCGCGGGCATCCGCGCCCGTGCCGCCACGATGGCGGAAGGCGGTGACGTCCGTGAGCAGATGGGCTACGGCCTGGACAGCGTGGCGCGCCAGATCGACCGGGCGAAGGAGATCGTCGGTTCGCTGCGGTCCTTCGTCGGGCATCTGGAACAGGTCGAGCAGATGGTCGATCTGAACGAGATCGTCCGGGAGTGCCTGTACTTCATCGAGCTGAGCGCCGCGCCGCACGCCGTGGACGTCCGCGTCCGGCTCGACCCGGCGCCGGTCCTGGTGCGGTGCGAACGCGTCCTCACCGGCCAGGTGGTGATGAACCTGTGCCTCAACGCGATCGACGAGACCGCGGAATGCGAGCCCGTGCAACGGCGGATCACGGTGGGCACCCAGGCCAAGGAGGGCGTCGGCGTCCTCACCGTCGACGATCACGGCCGCGGTGTCGCCAGGGATCCCTTCGCCGAGTCGTTCACCAGCAAACCCGGAGGCAGCGGCATCGGGCTGGCGCTGAGCCACCGCATCATCACCCGGCAGCACGGAAGCATCTGGGCCGAGCGGCGCGACGGCGGGGGCTCCCGGTTCGGGTTCGCCCTGCCGCTGGACACGTAA
- a CDS encoding flavin reductase: protein MPDELTTTQRRFRAAMANLSTAVNIVTTDGVSGRAGITVSAVCSVTDTPPTLLVCVNQSSYTHDIFRTNGRMAINVLAPQHKDLALQFAGATDVPMLDRFRFEVWDHDRFRIPVVRDAAAVLIGGVGAEFTQGTHTVLFVEVEDVFVNEDAGGLAYFRREFHRIAPTGANA, encoded by the coding sequence ATGCCCGATGAGCTGACCACCACCCAGCGACGGTTCCGCGCGGCGATGGCGAACCTTTCGACGGCTGTCAACATCGTCACCACCGACGGCGTCAGCGGCCGCGCCGGCATCACGGTGAGCGCGGTCTGCTCGGTCACCGACACACCGCCGACCCTGCTGGTCTGCGTCAACCAGTCGAGCTACACGCACGACATCTTCCGGACGAACGGGCGGATGGCCATCAACGTCCTGGCGCCCCAGCACAAGGACCTCGCCCTGCAGTTCGCCGGTGCGACGGACGTGCCGATGCTCGACCGGTTCCGGTTCGAGGTCTGGGATCACGACCGGTTCCGCATCCCCGTCGTCCGCGACGCGGCCGCCGTCCTCATCGGCGGGGTCGGCGCCGAGTTCACCCAGGGCACGCACACCGTGCTCTTCGTCGAGGTCGAGGACGTCTTCGTCAACGAGGACGCCGGGGGTCTCGCCTACTTCCGGCGCGAATTCCACCGGATCGCGCCGA